The genomic stretch CTTTCCATTGACTGAATCCGAGCAACGTGCCGCCGGCGCAACTCATGTTGTCTTGAAGCGAAGGAAGGTGCGTCGTTCTCACAGGTTGCGGGTCCCAAGAGCTGAAGATGCAGCGGCTGGTTAGCAGTCGTCCCACTGAAAGAGGCCGAACATGACCCAGGTCTATTTCCATTGCTCCAATACGAGGAAAGTTTTCGTCGACTATTGCGGCGCCGTAGTGGATGATCTCGCTGAGGCGCGGGATCATGCGACGCGCGTCGTGGAATCCTTCACCTGCGAGCGCAGCCGCGACGATTGGCGTGACTGGGTTCTGCATGTCAGTGACGACCGAGGCGATGAGCTCTTCACTGTTCCCTTCACTTTCGTGCTCGGCAAGGCGCGCTGACGTCAACATGCTCTGAACTCAGCCAGACGAGTGATCGAACTCGTGTTCCGTCGGGGAAATTGCTGTGAAGCTGATCGATCTG from Bradyrhizobium sp. Ash2021 encodes the following:
- a CDS encoding DUF6894 family protein is translated as MTQVYFHCSNTRKVFVDYCGAVVDDLAEARDHATRVVESFTCERSRDDWRDWVLHVSDDRGDELFTVPFTFVLGKAR